The genomic DNA GAATTTTGTCCAGGTAGGCCAGGTTGCGATCAATGGCCTCCCGGTAAAGGTCTTTACCTACTTTTATGCGCATTTGGAAGTAGTTAAGCATGAAACGATCCACGCCCTCGAACGGTTCGTCCAGGCGTTTGCGGACAACATCCCGGTAAAATCTCCTGGTTCTGAGCGCCAGGTCGAAGGCGGTCTCGTAGTCGGACAGCCGGGCTTCCTGGAACTCCTCGAAGAGCAGAAGCAGCTTTTCCGGGTAGCGGCGGTCCGCGAGCTGGGCCAGGATGTCCGCGCTGCCCACGAACTGGCCCATCCTGCGAATGGTCACGGATCGGAACGGGATTTCGGAGGGCTGCACGGACAGATTGGTGCTGCGGATGCAGTCGGCGACGTCGGCGATGTCTTGTTCGGAGAGAACCCCTTTCAGGTTGTTCCGCATGAACCGGATGGACCGCTCTTCGTGCCCGACCGTGTACTTGGCCCCGGTTCCCATGGTGTCGCTCTCGTCCTGGATGAGGCCCACGTCGTGGAAAAGCGCGGCCAGGAGCCCCTTGAGACGGTCGTTGGCGGAGAAGATTTCACCCTTGCCCGAGGCGCCGTAGATCAGGCGCGCCGCCGCCAGAACCACGGAACAGGTGTGCTCGAAGTCATGGTATCGGGTGTTGCTCGCCCGGTAGCCGGGATAGCGGCCGGAAAAAAGCCGTTCCACATCGTCGAATGCCCGGCCGAAGAGGGGGCCGTCGTGTTCCGGGGAGAGTTCCCGCATGAGGTTTTCGGTCTCGCGCAGGACGCTTTCGGGGTCTTCGGGGTCCGCGTGGTCGTATAGATTCGGTTCGGCTTCCGTCATACGCCTACTTCCCGGGGGAATCCGACCACTTGTTGCGGATGGCTTTGATGACGTCGAAAATCTCCATGAAGATGTCCACGACCTCGGGGTCGAAGTGGGTCCCGGCCCCCTGTTCCAATGTTTCCAGGCATTGGTCGTCCGTGTGCGGGTCCTTGTAGGACCGAGGCGAGGCCAGCGCGTCATACACGTCGGCCACGGCGCAGATGCGCGCGGAAAGGGGGATGGCTTCGCCGTTCATGGGCGCGCCGCCCATTTCCAGGTCGTCTGCCCAGATCCGGTCGCGGGGAATGGAGGGATAGCCGCTGCCCGCCCATTGCTCATGGTGGCACAGGGCGATGTCCATGGACATGCGGTCCAGCTCGGAGGTCTGGTTTCCGAAGAGCCGGGCTCCGTAGATGGTGTGCCATTTTATGATGTCGTACTCGCGCTCGGTGAGCTTGGCGGGCTTCTTGAGGATGGTGTCGGAAATGCCGACCTTTCCCACGTCGTGAAGCATGGCGGCCAGGCGGAGATTGTCGCGGGTGCGCTTGATCTCCTTGGCTCCGTGGCCCCGGCGGGCGGCCCAGGTGCCGTATATCTCGGCGCAGTACGCCCCCACGCGCTGGACGTGCGCCCCGGTCTCGGAGGGATCGCGCAGCTCGGCCATCTGCATCATGCGCAGAATCAGTTCGCGGTTCATGATGCCGCGTTCGATGGCCACGGAGGCGTTGTTGCAGAAAATGGGAATATAGGTCCGGGCCTTTTCGGAGAAGGGGATCACCGCGCCGGATTCGTTCTTCGCGTTGATGAGCTGCATGACCCCGACGAGCCTGCTTTCCTGGGCGATCAGCGGGATGGCCAACATGCTGGTGGTTCGGAAGCCCGACTTCTCGTCAAAGGATTTGTTCAGGGAATAGGGGAGGGTGGGGTCCAGCTCGTAGGCGTCGTCCACGGCCAGGCTCTGCCTGGTTTTGGCCACATGGCCCACTATGGACTGTTCGCTGATGGGGATGGCGAAGTTCTGGTACAGGGCGGCGTTGGCCGCCTCGGTCTTGAAGAGCGTGTCGTTCTGGACGTAGCTGAAGATGAGCCGGTCGTCTTCAACAAGGTATATGGACCCGGCGTCAGCACCGGAAAACTGCCTGGATTCATAGAGAATCTTGTCCAGGATCGTATCAACGTCCTTGAGTTGGTTGACTTCATCCGTGACCTTGAGAATCGCCAATACGGCATCGTCGCGGGCTTCGAGTCGCCTGTCGGCCATTTTTCCTCCCTTCCAGCCTTTTCGGAACGTCTCACCTATTTCAGATGAAAATGCAAACATTCTCGAATTTTCAAGAATTTGCACAAAAAAACGCGAAAAAACGGAAAGATGTTGTGGAAAACAGTGGCCGCCGGACAGAGGGACGCGGCAAGGAAGGATGGGGCGGGCCCGGAATCGGCCCGGAAAAATGTCCGGCCCGGCAGCGGAAACTGCCGGGCCGGATCGTTATGCGCGTTTAGCCGAGGATTTCGGCCAGGTCGG from Pseudodesulfovibrio thermohalotolerans includes the following:
- a CDS encoding GAF and HD-GYP domain-containing protein; this translates as MADRRLEARDDAVLAILKVTDEVNQLKDVDTILDKILYESRQFSGADAGSIYLVEDDRLIFSYVQNDTLFKTEAANAALYQNFAIPISEQSIVGHVAKTRQSLAVDDAYELDPTLPYSLNKSFDEKSGFRTTSMLAIPLIAQESRLVGVMQLINAKNESGAVIPFSEKARTYIPIFCNNASVAIERGIMNRELILRMMQMAELRDPSETGAHVQRVGAYCAEIYGTWAARRGHGAKEIKRTRDNLRLAAMLHDVGKVGISDTILKKPAKLTEREYDIIKWHTIYGARLFGNQTSELDRMSMDIALCHHEQWAGSGYPSIPRDRIWADDLEMGGAPMNGEAIPLSARICAVADVYDALASPRSYKDPHTDDQCLETLEQGAGTHFDPEVVDIFMEIFDVIKAIRNKWSDSPGK